Proteins encoded in a region of the Cardiocondyla obscurior isolate alpha-2009 linkage group LG18, Cobs3.1, whole genome shotgun sequence genome:
- the LOC139109575 gene encoding sodium- and chloride-dependent GABA transporter 1 — MAEKMYYWGEEKDQVDPDQTFIQFKAKPVAADKRREPSRSVPKMTVSSPQGKMTEIGNREEDAERGGWDNKLDFLFSCISVSVGLGNVWRFPYLCYKNGGGAFLITYGIAMLFCGIPIFFQEVAIGQYLGAGGMSLVGQLCPLLQGVGYATMTIVFFLDVYYCIIIAWTLFYLISTFVNLPKVPWSGCGNWWNSNDCYNATEESVHEKINCSNFKNNTCHHTTPVEEYWERRVLGITSGIESIGKIQWELLGCLIVGWLLVYFIIRRGLHQSGKIIWFSALFPYVVLFILLGRAVTLEGSYDGLLYYVTPRWEELVNPGPWIDGATQIFFAYSIGTGALPALGSYNKFHHNCYRDAIITCVVNTLTCLLAGCVTFSILGHIAQEQQTQVSEVVKSGPGLVFLTYPEVVLKLPGASLWAIIFFVMLLILGIDSEFCIVESFITGLVDYWPDTLRPHRIKFTIAICLIMFALGIPMVTNGGIYIFQLMDFYSASGMSILWVCFFQTIAISWIFGAKKFCDCVHQMMGIRLNKFWYICWVVLAPTIMVFIFGFQIIQYKPLKYGSSYEYPTWAEVVGVCLSISSMIWIPGYALYYIIITPGSFTENILKGLQPNIKSHAKLPKGEKSAVIPMSESSAGLITKNNSFLSQT; from the exons ATGGCGGAGAAAATGTATTACTGGGGCGAGGAGAAGGATCAGGTCGACCCCGACCAGACCTTCATACAATTCAAAGCCAAGCCGGTGGCAGCGGACAAGAGACGCGAACCGTCTCGTTCTGTACCGAAGATGACGGTGTCTTCGCCGCAGGGCAAAATGACTGAAATCGGTAACAGAGAGGAGGATGCCGAACGCGGTGGCTGGGACAATAAACTCGACTTCCTATTCTCCTGCATAAGTGTCTCTGTCGGATTGGGAAATGTTTGGCGGTTTCCTTATCTTTGTTACAAAAACGGCGGTG GCGCTTTTTTGATTACTTATGGTATTGCGATGCTGTTTTGCGGAATCCCTATATTTTTTCAAGAAGTCGCCATTGGACAATATCTTGGAGCTGGCGGAATGTCGCTAGTGGGACAATTATGTCCTCTTTTGcaag GTGTGGGATATGCCACGATGACTATTGTTTTCTTCCTCGACGTATATTACTGCATAATTATTGCTTGGACTCTTTTCTACCTCATAAGTACATTCGTAAATTTACCGAAAGTACCTTGGAGTGGATGTg gaAATTGGTGGAACTCAAATGATTGTTATAACGCGACTGAAGAAAGTGTGCACGAAAAAATAAACTGCtcgaattttaaaaataatacctgTCATCACACTACGCCGGTAGAAGAATATTGGGA GAGACGAGTCCTTGGCATTACATCCGGCATCGAGAGCATTGGCAAAATTCAGTGGGAGCTGTTAGGCTGCCTGATTGTCGGCTGGCTACTCGTTTACTTTATCATCCGTCGCGGTCTTCATCAGAGCGGTAAGATCATCTGGTTTTCAGCCTTGTTCCCGTACGTGGTGCTTTTCATTCTTTTGGGAAGAGCGGTGACGTTGGAGGGTTCTTACGACGGTTTGCTTTACTACGTGACGCCACGATGGGAGGAACTGGTCAACCCCGGGCCGTGGATAGACGGCGCTACCCAGATCTTCTTCGCGTACAGCATCGGTACCGGTGCCCTGCCCGCTCTGGGCTCGTACAACAAGTTCCATCATAATTGTTATAG AGACGCAATAATCACTTGCGTAGTCAACACCCTGACTTGTCTTCTGGCCGGTTGCGTAACATTTTCAATACTGGGTCACATCGCCCAGGAACAGCAAACGCAGGTGTCCGAGGTCGTCAAGAGCGGACCTGGTCTCGTCTTCCTTACGTACCCCGAGGTCGTTTTGAAGCTACCCGGTGCTTCGTTGTGGGCCATTATATTCTTCGTTATGCTGCTC ATACTCGGCATCGACAGTGAATTTTGCATCGTGGAATCATTTATAACCGGTTTGGTTGACTACTGGCCAGACACACTTCGTCCTCACAGAATTAAGTTTACCATCGCTATCTGCCTGATAATGTTTGCTTTGGGAATTCCAATGGTCACGAAC GGAGGAATTTATATATTCCAATTGATGGACTTTTATTCTGCGAGCGGTATGTCTATTCTGTGGGTGTGCTTCTTCCAAACGATCGCTATATCATGGATCTTCGGAGCGAAAAAGTTCTGCGACTGCGTGCATCAAATGATGGGcattcgattaaataaattctggTACATATGCTGGGTCGTGCTCGCGCCAACGATTATGGTC TTTATCTTCGGATTCCAAATCATACAATATAAACCACTGAAATATGGCAGCAGCTACGAATATCCTACGTGGGCAGAAGTAGTCGGAGTGTGCTTAAGTATTTCGTCTATGATATGGATACCAGGATATGCGCtgtattacataataattactcCCGGATCATTTACAgag
- the LOC139109842 gene encoding uncharacterized protein, whose amino-acid sequence MSCLSALHTQIGTLVTVPHEILFLRHRLNAFSYTSVFLKVSVSWLAVNALLWLWLILQRILYCSVWHYWSYKSEYQDIPYVWWYQVWSSYYPAPVQPPVMSADFISWIIAMSIAITALGCANSPNRVEAFIKEATTKLQDIFSIAKFCVEWSQDRTQEVLVTETNAAMDDVEISSVCNDGRSEMSNEICIAGRGNIHPISYGTNWMPQPNFFVSKEAKKNISSNSFHTVTGANNVEDPEKFAKKLRHRRGCHTVIPSNFSEQSSEC is encoded by the exons ATGTCCTGCCTGAGCGCGTTGCACACGCAGATAGGGACCCTGGTTACCGTTCCCCACGAGATCCTGTTTCTGCGGCACAGG CTTAATGCGTTCTCGTACACATCCGTTTTTTTAAAGGTATCAGTCAGCTGGCTCGCGGTTAACGCGCTTTTATGGCTATGGCTGATCCTCCAAAGAATACTCTATTGCAGCGTCTGGCATTATTGGAGTTAC AAATCAGAATATCAAGATATTCCATATGTTTGGTGGTACCAAGTCTGGTCCTCGTATTATCCTGCGCCTGTACAACCACCGGTAATGTCGGCTGATTTTATCAGTTGGATTATCGCGATGTCGATCGCAATAACAGCTCTGGGATGCGCAAACTCGCCAAACCGCGTGGAGGCTTTTATTAAAGAAGCCACAACTAAACTACAAGATATATTTTCCATAGCTAAGTTCTGCGTCGAATGGTCGCAAGATAG AACGCAGGAGGTGCTCGTTACCGAAACGAACGCGGCAATGGACGACGTCGAAATTAGCTCAGTATGCAACGACGGTCGTTCGGAAATGTCGAATGAAATATGTATCGCGGGACGCGGGAACATACATCCGATTTCTTACGGCACGAACTGGATGCCGCAGCCAAATTTCTTCGTGTCCAAAGaggcgaagaaaaatatatcatcgAATTCTTTTCACACGGTGACAGGCGCAAATAACGTTGAG GATCCTGAGAAGTTTGCGAAAAAATTGCGGCACCGACGCGGTTGCCATACCGTAATACCGAGTAATTTCAGCGAGCAATCGAGTGAATGTTGA
- the LOC139109574 gene encoding uncharacterized protein isoform X1: MYSPKSVHHHVATPTTYILRCLVVVTMIAAAATFLHINNYRPKQTFLSCDRPCHHLDWPMICRVKLTLEVFQSLSKSCGDCPFNQTACLGNHCVSADGQRRGILTANRQMPGPSIQVCENDILVVDVINRLPGKAVAVHWRGQTQMEMPYMDGTPLVTQCPIPSYTTFQYKFRASIAGTHLWHAHAGTDVTNGIIGSLIVRQADLREPHRALYDTDDPNHVVLVTQWQHSPEVSFNQGYSKPAILLINGRGRQPSGPTVPLSTFTVIPGRRHRFRVANAGGAGACPVTLFIDGHSLLLIALDGYPVEPRQVTSITLAKGERADFVLKASKRIGSYWMNVHTVKECGTNAINGAAMLNYKGNSENPATTAEAIDRRDADEMESNRLAVTTNPTEKCGDRDNLCAMDIQNIRKMPQTLTNPRADVTLYLPINYKMQATELIGNGGTETRVLNVDNATFTFPSSPLLTQGKDVSPGMLCAIGDDSEDDINESNETVSQRRCRPVGDVSASDICECVHVRHVPLGATVEIILLDQGGLNDLLYHLHGYSFYVVGARQFGRSMSLQEVKKLDERRQLFSRNLDCALAKDTIIVPKFGAVALRFKADNPGYWMLRDEHATAWTRGLDVILQVGDPGDMVVAPQDFPKCGSFVGPDYFLI, translated from the exons ATGTATTCTCCTAAATCTGTTCACCATCATGTGGCGACACCGACTACGTATATTTTACGATGTCTCGTGGTTGTCACTATGATCGCCGCTGCGGCCacatttttgcatattaaCAATTACAGACCTA aacAAACATTCCTTTCTTGTGACAGACCGTGTCACCATTTGGATTGGCCTATGATCTGTCGGGTGAAACTCACGCTCGAAGTCTTCCAATCACTCAGCAA ATCATGCGGCGACTGTCCGTTCAACCAAACGGCCTGCCTGGGCAACCACTGCGTTTCCGCGGACGGACAAAGACGGGGGATACTTACGGCGAATCGTCAAATGCCAGGACCTAGTATTCAG GTTTGTGAAAACGATATCCTAGTGGTAGATGTGATAAATCGTCTACCCGGTAAAGCAGTGGCGGTCCACTGGCGTGGACAAACGCAAATGGAAATGCCGTACATGGACGGTACACCGTTGGTCACGCAATGTCCAATACCAAGTTACACAACTTTCCAATACAAATTTCGCGCCTCTATAGCTGGTACACATCTCTGGCATGCACATGCAG gaaccGATGTGACGAACGGAATTATTGGATCGTTAATCGTGAGACAGGCGGATCTTCGAGAGCCTCATCGTGCTCTTTACGATACCGACGATCCTAATCATGTGGTGTTGGTGACCCAGTGGCAACATTCGCCGGAAGTGTCGTTTAATCAGGGTTATTCGAAACCGGCAATTCTGCTAATTAATGGAAGAGGACGGCAGCCTAGCGGACCTACGGTTCCTCTGAGCACGTTTACTGTTATTCCAGGACGGCGTCATAGATTTCGCGTTGCTAACGCCGGAGGTGCCGGTGCATGCCCGGTGACCCTTTTCATCGACGGCCACTCACTTCTCTTAATCGCGCTTGATGGATATCCCGTAGAGCCGCGACAAGTCACCTCGATTACTTTGGCCAAAG GTGAAAGGGCGGACTTCGTTCTGAAAGCGAGCAAACGCATCGGTTCCTACTGGATGAACGTGCATACGGTGAAAGAATGCGGAACGAACGCGATAAATGGCGCGGCGATGCTCAACTATAAAGGCAATTCGGAAAATCCTGCGACAACGGCGGAGGCTATCGATCGGCGCGATGCCGACGAGATGGAATCGAATCGGCTGGCCGTGACGACGAATCCCACCGAGAAATGCGGCGACCGAGATAATTTATGCGCCATGGACATTCAAAATATTCGCAAAATGCCGCAGACACTGACCAACCCCAGAGCGGACGTGACGCTGTATCTGCCGATTAACTACAAGATGCAAGCGACGGAACTGATAG GTAACGGAGGAACGGAAACGCGGGTGTTGAACGTGGACAACGCCACTTTTACGTTTCCGTCATCGCCGCTGTTGACTCAAGGTAAGGACGTGTCCCCGGGGATGCTGTGCGCCATCGGTGACGACAGCGAGGACGATATCAACGAGAGCAACGAAACTGTGTCGCAACGTCGGTGCCGTCCCGTCGGCGACGTCAGCGCAAGCGACATATGCGAGTGCGTGCACGTGCGCCACGTGCCGCTGGGGGCAACCGTCGAGATTATTCTCCTGGACCAGG GTGGCCTGAATGATCTACTTTATCACTTACACGGCTACAGTTTTTACGTGGTGGGCGCCAGGCAATTTGGACGAAGTATGTCATTGCAAGAGGTAAAAAAACTCGACGAGAGAAGACAACTGTTCTCGCGAAATCTCGATTGCGCACTAGCTAAGGATACCATTATCGTGCCTAAGTTTGGCGCCGTGGCGTTACGATTTAAAGCCGACAATCCAG GTTATTGGATGCTACGCGATGAGCATGCAACCGCTTGGACTCGTGGTTTAGACGTTATCTTGCAAGTTGGGGATCCTGGCGACATGGTAGTCGCGCCACAGGATTTTCCTAAATGTGGATCCTTCGTTGGACCCGATTATTTCCTTATATAG
- the LOC139109574 gene encoding uncharacterized protein isoform X2 — translation MLFRFGILVGLSSVVTTIIYFTPIPEQTFLSCDRPCHHLDWPMICRVKLTLEVFQSLSKSCGDCPFNQTACLGNHCVSADGQRRGILTANRQMPGPSIQVCENDILVVDVINRLPGKAVAVHWRGQTQMEMPYMDGTPLVTQCPIPSYTTFQYKFRASIAGTHLWHAHAGTDVTNGIIGSLIVRQADLREPHRALYDTDDPNHVVLVTQWQHSPEVSFNQGYSKPAILLINGRGRQPSGPTVPLSTFTVIPGRRHRFRVANAGGAGACPVTLFIDGHSLLLIALDGYPVEPRQVTSITLAKGERADFVLKASKRIGSYWMNVHTVKECGTNAINGAAMLNYKGNSENPATTAEAIDRRDADEMESNRLAVTTNPTEKCGDRDNLCAMDIQNIRKMPQTLTNPRADVTLYLPINYKMQATELIGNGGTETRVLNVDNATFTFPSSPLLTQGKDVSPGMLCAIGDDSEDDINESNETVSQRRCRPVGDVSASDICECVHVRHVPLGATVEIILLDQGGLNDLLYHLHGYSFYVVGARQFGRSMSLQEVKKLDERRQLFSRNLDCALAKDTIIVPKFGAVALRFKADNPGYWMLRDEHATAWTRGLDVILQVGDPGDMVVAPQDFPKCGSFVGPDYFLI, via the exons aacAAACATTCCTTTCTTGTGACAGACCGTGTCACCATTTGGATTGGCCTATGATCTGTCGGGTGAAACTCACGCTCGAAGTCTTCCAATCACTCAGCAA ATCATGCGGCGACTGTCCGTTCAACCAAACGGCCTGCCTGGGCAACCACTGCGTTTCCGCGGACGGACAAAGACGGGGGATACTTACGGCGAATCGTCAAATGCCAGGACCTAGTATTCAG GTTTGTGAAAACGATATCCTAGTGGTAGATGTGATAAATCGTCTACCCGGTAAAGCAGTGGCGGTCCACTGGCGTGGACAAACGCAAATGGAAATGCCGTACATGGACGGTACACCGTTGGTCACGCAATGTCCAATACCAAGTTACACAACTTTCCAATACAAATTTCGCGCCTCTATAGCTGGTACACATCTCTGGCATGCACATGCAG gaaccGATGTGACGAACGGAATTATTGGATCGTTAATCGTGAGACAGGCGGATCTTCGAGAGCCTCATCGTGCTCTTTACGATACCGACGATCCTAATCATGTGGTGTTGGTGACCCAGTGGCAACATTCGCCGGAAGTGTCGTTTAATCAGGGTTATTCGAAACCGGCAATTCTGCTAATTAATGGAAGAGGACGGCAGCCTAGCGGACCTACGGTTCCTCTGAGCACGTTTACTGTTATTCCAGGACGGCGTCATAGATTTCGCGTTGCTAACGCCGGAGGTGCCGGTGCATGCCCGGTGACCCTTTTCATCGACGGCCACTCACTTCTCTTAATCGCGCTTGATGGATATCCCGTAGAGCCGCGACAAGTCACCTCGATTACTTTGGCCAAAG GTGAAAGGGCGGACTTCGTTCTGAAAGCGAGCAAACGCATCGGTTCCTACTGGATGAACGTGCATACGGTGAAAGAATGCGGAACGAACGCGATAAATGGCGCGGCGATGCTCAACTATAAAGGCAATTCGGAAAATCCTGCGACAACGGCGGAGGCTATCGATCGGCGCGATGCCGACGAGATGGAATCGAATCGGCTGGCCGTGACGACGAATCCCACCGAGAAATGCGGCGACCGAGATAATTTATGCGCCATGGACATTCAAAATATTCGCAAAATGCCGCAGACACTGACCAACCCCAGAGCGGACGTGACGCTGTATCTGCCGATTAACTACAAGATGCAAGCGACGGAACTGATAG GTAACGGAGGAACGGAAACGCGGGTGTTGAACGTGGACAACGCCACTTTTACGTTTCCGTCATCGCCGCTGTTGACTCAAGGTAAGGACGTGTCCCCGGGGATGCTGTGCGCCATCGGTGACGACAGCGAGGACGATATCAACGAGAGCAACGAAACTGTGTCGCAACGTCGGTGCCGTCCCGTCGGCGACGTCAGCGCAAGCGACATATGCGAGTGCGTGCACGTGCGCCACGTGCCGCTGGGGGCAACCGTCGAGATTATTCTCCTGGACCAGG GTGGCCTGAATGATCTACTTTATCACTTACACGGCTACAGTTTTTACGTGGTGGGCGCCAGGCAATTTGGACGAAGTATGTCATTGCAAGAGGTAAAAAAACTCGACGAGAGAAGACAACTGTTCTCGCGAAATCTCGATTGCGCACTAGCTAAGGATACCATTATCGTGCCTAAGTTTGGCGCCGTGGCGTTACGATTTAAAGCCGACAATCCAG GTTATTGGATGCTACGCGATGAGCATGCAACCGCTTGGACTCGTGGTTTAGACGTTATCTTGCAAGTTGGGGATCCTGGCGACATGGTAGTCGCGCCACAGGATTTTCCTAAATGTGGATCCTTCGTTGGACCCGATTATTTCCTTATATAG